The following are encoded in a window of Kitasatospora fiedleri genomic DNA:
- a CDS encoding ArsR/SmtB family transcription factor has protein sequence MPVPTSSPAPSASPAPSAGQPDVARAAALFADPSRARMLKALSDGRDLSGAVLAAEAGIGAPTASAHLARLVDAGLVTVRSHGRNRFYRLAGPEVGHALEALALIAPPLPITSLRDSGTTNALRRARTCYDHLAGRLGVALMGALLEQRLLTGHDGTHHPATAVHDRASGYGHDHHYRLTASGRAALHRLGIDLDALPPRRPLVRYCVDWSEQQHHLAGATGAALTARLLTLGWLRHGASPRVVHLTPSGTTGLADWIGLRLPA, from the coding sequence GTGCCCGTTCCCACCTCTTCCCCCGCGCCCTCCGCTTCCCCCGCGCCCTCCGCCGGCCAGCCCGACGTCGCCCGGGCCGCCGCCCTGTTCGCCGACCCGTCCCGGGCCCGGATGCTCAAGGCGCTCAGTGACGGGCGCGACCTGTCCGGCGCCGTCCTCGCCGCCGAGGCGGGCATCGGCGCGCCCACCGCCAGCGCCCACCTGGCCAGGCTCGTCGACGCCGGACTGGTCACCGTCCGCAGCCACGGCCGCAACCGCTTCTACCGGCTGGCCGGCCCCGAGGTCGGTCACGCCCTGGAAGCCCTCGCCCTGATCGCGCCCCCGCTGCCGATCACCTCGCTGCGCGACAGCGGCACCACCAACGCGCTGCGCCGCGCCCGCACCTGCTACGACCACCTGGCCGGGCGGCTCGGCGTCGCCCTGATGGGCGCCCTGCTCGAACAGCGCCTGCTCACCGGCCACGACGGCACCCACCACCCGGCCACCGCCGTCCACGACCGCGCCTCCGGCTACGGCCACGACCACCACTACCGGCTCACCGCGTCCGGCCGGGCCGCCCTGCACCGGCTCGGCATCGACCTGGACGCCCTCCCGCCCCGCCGCCCGCTGGTCCGCTACTGCGTCGACTGGAGCGAACAGCAGCACCACCTGGCCGGCGCCACCGGAGCCGCCCTCACCGCCCGCCTGCTCACCCTGGGCTGGCTCCGCCACGGCGCCAGCCCCCGCGTCGTCCACCTCACCCCGTCCGGCACCACCGGCCTCGCCGACTGGATCGGCCTCCGGCTCCCCGCCTGA
- a CDS encoding winged helix-turn-helix transcriptional regulator, whose amino-acid sequence MTPVLDIVFSRWTTPILWTLHHFGRQRFVQLNRNIGPITAKVLTQRLRQLERDGLVTRTYHPEVPPRVEYEISELGRSLAPLFAALTDWSHHHLPEVERARTAFDTTTP is encoded by the coding sequence ATCACCCCGGTGCTCGACATCGTCTTCAGCCGCTGGACCACGCCGATCCTCTGGACACTCCACCACTTCGGCCGCCAACGCTTCGTCCAACTGAACCGGAACATCGGCCCCATCACCGCGAAGGTCCTCACCCAACGCCTACGCCAACTGGAACGCGACGGCCTCGTCACCCGCACCTACCACCCGGAAGTCCCACCCCGAGTCGAATACGAGATCAGCGAACTCGGCCGCAGCCTGGCCCCCCTCTTCGCCGCCCTCACCGACTGGTCCCACCACCACCTCCCCGAAGTCGAACGCGCCCGCACCGCCTTCGACACGACCACCCCCTGA
- a CDS encoding NAD(P)H-binding protein produces the protein MIVVTGATGNVGRPLVGLLAAAGERVTAVSRRVPDGGFPAGVVHRAADLADFGSLAPALEGADALFLLLAGELNGPGAPAAELLGLVRAAGVRRVVLLSSQVAGTRPAAVSHARLREFELAVRESGLAYTILRAGGFASNAYAWVDGVRARRTVHAPFADVALPVVDPADLAAVAAAALREDGHQGRVYVLTGPEAVTPRQQVAALGEVLGEEVAFVELTRQQARAHLARFMPEEVVDGTLDVLGSPLAEEQRVSPDVERVLGRPARSFAAWAADARPAFR, from the coding sequence ATGATCGTTGTCACTGGAGCCACCGGGAACGTCGGCCGTCCGCTGGTCGGCCTGCTCGCCGCGGCGGGGGAGCGGGTCACCGCGGTCTCCCGGCGGGTGCCGGACGGCGGGTTCCCGGCCGGGGTCGTCCACCGGGCCGCCGACCTGGCCGACTTCGGGAGCCTGGCCCCCGCGTTGGAGGGGGCGGACGCGCTGTTCCTGCTGTTGGCCGGCGAGCTCAACGGCCCCGGTGCGCCGGCCGCCGAGCTGTTGGGGCTGGTGCGGGCGGCGGGGGTGCGGCGGGTGGTGCTGCTCTCCTCGCAGGTCGCCGGGACCCGGCCGGCGGCGGTCTCGCACGCCCGGCTCCGCGAGTTCGAACTCGCGGTCCGGGAGAGCGGGTTGGCGTACACCATCCTGCGGGCCGGGGGGTTCGCCTCCAACGCGTACGCCTGGGTCGACGGCGTCCGCGCCCGGCGCACGGTGCACGCCCCGTTCGCGGACGTCGCGCTGCCGGTCGTCGACCCCGCGGACCTGGCGGCGGTCGCGGCGGCCGCCCTGCGGGAGGACGGGCACCAGGGGCGGGTGTACGTCCTCACCGGACCCGAGGCGGTCACGCCCCGGCAGCAGGTGGCGGCGCTCGGCGAAGTCCTCGGCGAGGAGGTCGCGTTCGTCGAGCTCACCCGGCAGCAGGCCCGCGCGCACCTGGCCCGCTTCATGCCCGAGGAAGTGGTCGACGGCACCCTCGACGTCCTCGGCTCGCCGCTCGCCGAGGAGCAGCGGGTCAGCCCGGACGTCGAGCGGGTGCTCGGCCGCCCCGCCCGGAGCTTCGCCGCCTGGGCCGCGGACGCCCGCCCCGCCTTCCGGTGA
- the sigJ gene encoding RNA polymerase sigma factor SigJ, with protein MNAEPDDAVREFEHHRQRLFSLAYRMLGSAAEAEDTVQDAYLRWHGAEPGQVAAPGPWLNKVVANLCLNRLTSARARREEYPGTWLPEPVASGALGPMERAEQREAVSFAVLTMMERLSPPERAAVVLRDAFAYSHREIAGVLDCTEAAARQLYHRGRKHLVDEAPHPGPVDAEQNAALLGRFLRAASDGALDQLEQLLAAQVVVWSDGGGKVRAALRPVHGRTNAARFLAGLFERFTDGVRFELAEANGSPVLLGWEGEDLTSVGVLDAGPDGVTGIRILRNPDKLAHYARRHRALSQNG; from the coding sequence ATGAACGCGGAACCCGACGACGCGGTACGGGAGTTCGAGCACCACCGGCAGCGGCTGTTCTCGCTGGCCTACCGGATGCTCGGGTCGGCCGCCGAGGCCGAGGACACCGTGCAGGACGCGTACCTGCGCTGGCACGGCGCCGAGCCCGGGCAGGTCGCGGCACCCGGGCCGTGGCTCAACAAGGTGGTCGCCAACCTCTGCCTGAACCGGCTCACCTCGGCCCGGGCCCGGCGCGAGGAGTACCCGGGCACCTGGCTGCCGGAGCCGGTGGCGAGCGGGGCGCTCGGGCCGATGGAGCGGGCCGAGCAGCGCGAAGCCGTCTCCTTCGCGGTGCTCACCATGATGGAGCGGCTCTCCCCGCCCGAACGCGCCGCCGTCGTGCTGCGCGACGCCTTCGCCTACAGCCACCGGGAGATCGCCGGCGTCCTGGACTGCACCGAGGCCGCCGCCCGCCAGCTCTACCACCGCGGCCGCAAGCACCTCGTCGACGAGGCCCCGCACCCCGGCCCCGTCGACGCCGAACAGAACGCCGCCCTGCTCGGCCGCTTCCTGCGCGCGGCCTCGGACGGCGCCCTGGACCAGCTCGAACAGCTCCTCGCCGCCCAGGTCGTGGTCTGGTCGGACGGCGGCGGCAAGGTCCGCGCCGCGCTCCGGCCGGTGCACGGCCGCACCAACGCGGCCCGCTTCCTGGCCGGCCTGTTCGAACGGTTCACCGACGGCGTCCGGTTCGAACTCGCCGAGGCCAACGGCAGCCCCGTCCTGCTCGGCTGGGAGGGCGAGGACCTCACCTCCGTCGGCGTGCTGGACGCCGGGCCCGACGGCGTCACCGGCATCCGCATCCTGCGCAACCCGGACAAGCTCGCCCACTACGCGCGACGGCACCGCGCGCTGTCACAGAACGGCTGA
- a CDS encoding superoxide dismutase, which translates to MGAYTLPDLPYDYSALERAMSAEILELHHSKHHQAYVNGANSTLEQLAEARDKDQLGGLVGLQKTLAFNLSGHVLHSLFWQNLSPEGGDRPEGPLADALTEHFGSFEAFRKQLTTATVGVQGSGWGILSWEPLGRRLIVEQVYDHHGNVGQGTTPLLAFDAWEHAYYLQYKNVRPDYVTRLWDVVNWQDVSARYAATQG; encoded by the coding sequence ATGGGTGCCTACACGCTGCCTGACCTCCCGTACGACTACTCCGCCCTCGAGCGCGCGATGTCCGCCGAGATCCTGGAACTGCACCACTCCAAGCACCACCAGGCGTACGTCAACGGCGCCAACTCGACGCTGGAACAGCTCGCCGAGGCCCGCGACAAGGACCAGCTCGGCGGCCTGGTCGGCCTCCAGAAGACGCTGGCCTTCAACCTCTCCGGCCACGTCCTGCACTCGCTGTTCTGGCAGAACCTCTCCCCCGAGGGCGGCGACCGCCCCGAGGGCCCGCTCGCCGACGCCCTCACCGAGCACTTCGGCTCCTTCGAGGCGTTCCGGAAGCAGCTCACCACCGCCACCGTCGGCGTCCAGGGCTCCGGCTGGGGCATCCTCTCCTGGGAGCCGCTCGGCCGGCGCCTGATCGTCGAGCAGGTCTACGACCACCACGGCAACGTCGGCCAGGGCACCACCCCGCTGCTCGCCTTCGACGCCTGGGAGCACGCCTACTACCTCCAGTACAAGAACGTCCGCCCCGACTACGTCACCCGCCTCTGGGACGTCGTCAACTGGCAGGACGTCAGCGCCCGTTACGCCGCCACCCAGGGCTGA
- a CDS encoding MFS transporter, whose translation MLVGARFAQGAGAALLVPASFALLRAAYPDGALRARAVGVWGLVSAVAFGAGPAVGGLLVAGLGWRWVFWVNLPVAALAALLTYRYVGPAAEGRRPEGRSARRGDPAGQLLGVLGLVALVGGVNEAGARGWGSPWVAAAFVVGAAALAGFARVELRLERRSRRDPDGRVPLLPPALLRDGRLAAVDAVGLLLSLGYYGMLYVLTLHFQQERHYGSWATGLALLPSVGMGLLAAPLSSRLAARRGPYPTMAGALLLGSAGFLGWLAVGPHTPYPVLLFALTATGLATPLTVVAATVAVLEAAPAGVAGTASAVFNVARQAGSSLGVALFGTLTGTLGPVRGLHAAALVAAAAFLGAAALAGRASRRSGRA comes from the coding sequence GTGCTGGTCGGGGCCAGGTTCGCGCAGGGGGCGGGGGCGGCGCTGCTGGTGCCGGCCTCGTTCGCGCTGCTGCGCGCGGCGTACCCGGACGGTGCGCTGCGGGCCCGGGCGGTCGGGGTGTGGGGGCTGGTCTCGGCGGTGGCGTTCGGCGCGGGGCCGGCGGTGGGCGGGCTGCTGGTGGCCGGGCTGGGCTGGCGGTGGGTGTTCTGGGTGAACCTGCCGGTCGCGGCGCTGGCCGCGCTGCTGACGTACCGGTACGTCGGGCCGGCGGCGGAGGGACGACGGCCGGAGGGGCGGTCGGCGCGGCGCGGCGATCCGGCGGGCCAACTGCTGGGCGTGCTGGGCCTGGTGGCGCTGGTCGGGGGCGTGAACGAGGCGGGTGCGCGGGGCTGGGGCTCGCCGTGGGTGGCGGCGGCGTTCGTGGTGGGGGCGGCGGCGCTGGCCGGGTTCGCCCGGGTGGAGCTGCGCCTGGAGCGGCGGTCGCGGCGGGACCCGGACGGCCGGGTGCCGCTGCTGCCGCCCGCGCTGCTGCGGGACGGCCGGCTCGCGGCGGTGGACGCGGTCGGCCTGCTGCTCAGCCTCGGGTACTACGGGATGCTGTACGTGCTGACGCTGCACTTCCAGCAGGAGCGCCACTACGGCTCGTGGGCGACGGGGCTGGCACTGCTGCCGTCGGTGGGCATGGGGCTGCTCGCGGCGCCGCTGTCCAGCAGGCTGGCGGCCCGGCGCGGCCCGTACCCGACGATGGCCGGGGCGCTGCTGCTGGGGTCGGCGGGGTTCCTGGGCTGGCTGGCGGTCGGGCCGCACACCCCGTACCCGGTGCTGCTGTTCGCCTTGACGGCGACCGGTCTGGCGACGCCGCTGACCGTGGTGGCGGCGACCGTCGCGGTACTGGAGGCGGCTCCGGCGGGGGTGGCGGGGACGGCCTCGGCGGTGTTCAACGTCGCCCGCCAGGCGGGCAGTTCGCTCGGCGTGGCGCTGTTCGGCACCCTGACGGGCACGCTGGGCCCGGTGCGCGGGCTGCACGCCGCGGCGCTGGTCGCGGCGGCGGCCTTCCTGGGCGCGGCCGCGCTGGCCGGGCGGGCCTCGCGGCGGTCGGGCCGGGCCTGA
- a CDS encoding SDR family oxidoreductase, which produces MNDLATPSAPSPLPSAPDRPLLVTGATGVLGREVLRHALATGRPVRALTRRTTPPTDADTHWHTGDLTAGTGLDEAFAGVDAVIHCASDPRHPKNDLPAFRHLLAAARRTGVRHVVNISIVGVDRIPMAYYRIKLQGEQLLAGSGLGWTTLRATQFPQLLDGMLRPLAKLPVLPMLSRTPVQPVHPAEVAARLVELALGDPAGSAADFAGPEIHPATDLAADWLRARGSRRRVLPLHLPGRAGRLLREGALTSPGHACGTRTWAEYLAER; this is translated from the coding sequence ATGAACGACCTCGCCACCCCCTCCGCCCCCTCCCCTCTCCCCTCCGCCCCCGACCGGCCGCTGCTGGTGACCGGCGCGACCGGCGTCCTCGGCCGCGAGGTGCTGCGCCACGCCCTCGCCACCGGCCGTCCCGTCCGCGCCCTCACCCGGCGCACCACCCCGCCCACCGACGCCGACACCCACTGGCACACCGGCGACCTGACCGCCGGCACCGGCCTGGACGAGGCGTTCGCCGGCGTCGACGCGGTGATCCACTGCGCCAGCGACCCGCGGCACCCGAAGAACGACCTGCCCGCCTTCCGCCACCTGCTGGCGGCCGCCCGGCGGACCGGCGTCCGGCACGTCGTCAACATCTCGATCGTCGGCGTCGACCGGATTCCGATGGCCTACTACCGGATCAAGCTCCAGGGCGAGCAGCTCCTCGCCGGGTCCGGCCTCGGCTGGACCACCCTGCGCGCCACCCAGTTCCCCCAGCTCCTGGACGGCATGCTCCGCCCGCTCGCCAAGCTCCCCGTCCTCCCGATGCTCTCCCGCACCCCCGTCCAGCCCGTCCACCCCGCCGAGGTCGCCGCCCGCCTCGTCGAACTCGCCCTCGGCGACCCGGCCGGCTCGGCCGCCGACTTCGCCGGACCCGAGATCCACCCCGCCACCGACCTCGCCGCCGACTGGCTCCGCGCCCGCGGCAGCCGCCGCCGCGTCCTGCCCCTGCACCTCCCCGGCCGGGCCGGCCGCCTGCTGCGCGAGGGCGCCCTCACCTCCCCCGGGCACGCCTGCGGCACCCGCACCTGGGCCGAGTACCTGGCCGAACGCTAG
- the leuE gene encoding leucine efflux protein LeuE, protein MLGVHDLATYVLGALAIVLLPGPNSLYVLSVAARKGVRTGYRAACGVFLGDLVLISLTALGAASLLRANPAVFAVVRFGGAAYLLWIGYGMLRAARQMWRERALASAPDQDGATEDAERPFRRALMVSLFNPKAILFLLSFFTQFVDPSYGAPVLSFALLGGILQAFSFLYLSLLIFTGTTLANAFRRRKRLSAGLTSAVAVLFAGFAAKLAASSA, encoded by the coding sequence GTGCTCGGAGTCCACGACCTGGCCACCTACGTCCTCGGCGCGCTCGCCATCGTCCTGCTGCCCGGACCCAACTCCCTCTACGTGCTCTCCGTCGCTGCCCGCAAGGGCGTCCGCACCGGTTACCGGGCGGCCTGCGGCGTCTTCCTCGGCGACCTCGTCCTGATCAGCCTCACCGCCCTCGGCGCGGCCTCCCTGCTCCGGGCCAACCCCGCGGTCTTCGCGGTGGTCCGGTTCGGCGGCGCCGCCTACCTGCTGTGGATCGGCTACGGCATGCTGCGGGCCGCCCGCCAGATGTGGCGCGAGCGCGCCCTCGCCTCGGCCCCCGACCAGGACGGCGCCACCGAGGACGCCGAGCGGCCGTTCCGCCGGGCGCTGATGGTCAGCCTGTTCAACCCGAAGGCCATCCTCTTCCTGCTCTCCTTCTTCACCCAGTTCGTCGACCCCTCCTACGGCGCCCCCGTCCTCTCCTTCGCGCTCCTCGGCGGCATCCTCCAGGCCTTCTCCTTCCTCTACCTCTCCCTCCTGATCTTCACCGGCACCACGCTCGCCAACGCCTTCCGCCGCCGCAAGCGCCTCTCCGCCGGCCTCACCTCCGCCGTCGCCGTCCTCTTCGCCGGCTTCGCCGCCAAACTCGCCGCCTCCTCCGCCTGA
- a CDS encoding siderophore-interacting protein: protein MTGQAQEYDFFPAHVVRTRRLGPTMLRVTFGGEALRGFASGGRDQSFSLFLPRPGQDEPLLPYREGEGWFRAWRALPAGERAVMRSYTVRAQRTEPPEVDVDFALHGTGDGPGGAPSGPAAGWAATAGPGARVVLLGPAVADNRSVAFRPPADTGFVLLLADETALPAAGGILDRLPAGTRALVWIEVPDATDVQDLPAPDGVDISWLVRPPGAPSGLLDALRAADLPAGAPYAWIAGESGTVKELRRHLVRERGVDKRAVTFSGYWRRGASEDRLREEAYAEPS from the coding sequence ATGACCGGCCAGGCCCAGGAGTACGACTTCTTCCCGGCGCACGTGGTGCGCACCCGGCGGCTCGGCCCGACCATGCTGCGGGTCACCTTCGGCGGCGAGGCGCTGCGCGGCTTCGCGAGCGGCGGACGCGACCAGTCCTTCTCGCTCTTCCTGCCGCGGCCCGGCCAGGACGAGCCCCTCCTCCCGTACCGGGAGGGCGAGGGCTGGTTCCGGGCGTGGCGGGCGCTCCCGGCGGGCGAGCGGGCCGTGATGCGCTCGTACACCGTCCGCGCGCAGCGGACCGAACCACCCGAGGTGGACGTCGACTTCGCCCTGCACGGCACCGGGGACGGCCCGGGCGGGGCGCCCTCCGGGCCGGCCGCCGGCTGGGCCGCGACGGCGGGGCCGGGCGCGCGGGTGGTGCTGCTCGGGCCGGCCGTCGCCGACAACCGCTCGGTGGCCTTCCGGCCGCCCGCGGACACCGGCTTCGTGCTGCTGCTGGCCGACGAGACAGCGCTGCCCGCGGCCGGCGGCATCCTGGACCGGCTGCCGGCCGGCACCCGCGCCCTGGTCTGGATCGAGGTCCCGGACGCCACCGACGTCCAGGACCTGCCCGCCCCCGACGGCGTGGACATCAGCTGGCTGGTGCGCCCGCCCGGCGCGCCCTCCGGGCTGCTCGACGCCCTGCGCGCGGCCGACCTGCCCGCCGGCGCCCCGTACGCCTGGATCGCCGGCGAGTCCGGCACCGTCAAGGAGCTGCGCCGCCACCTGGTGCGCGAACGCGGCGTCGACAAGCGCGCGGTGACCTTCTCCGGCTACTGGCGGCGCGGCGCCTCCGAGGACCGGCTGCGCGAGGAGGCGTACGCCGAGCCGTCCTGA